From a single Eleginops maclovinus isolate JMC-PN-2008 ecotype Puerto Natales chromosome 2, JC_Emac_rtc_rv5, whole genome shotgun sequence genomic region:
- the lysmd4 gene encoding lysM and putative peptidoglycan-binding domain-containing protein 4, whose amino-acid sequence MHRGEHASRAFQAPVDVHASADGQIYMFNRRPGESNVSSDEELNVMEMRPRVSLQEQDRNVQLLEREVLDGDNLNKLALQYGCKVTDIKRVNNLMQEQDLFALKFIKIPVQKHSFLTELHTSYPQEEIPHSSPTPVKPPDRARAQPHLQEVTDFLMEVDQDIEKLIQNTNDQDESLLDNSKKRQRFGFKGQPLKSHGADWGIQWWNAVVAMLLIGIILPLFYVIYFKTKDSGEASPTDGGALSSIPSSNTSGTGAKHFQEPG is encoded by the exons ATGCATCGGGGGGAGCATGCTTCCCGGGCTTTCCAGGCCCCGGTGGATGTCCATGCCAGTGCAGACGGGCAGATTTACATGTTCAACAGAAGGCCCGGTGAGTCTAATGTATCCTCAGATGAGGAGCTGAACGTCATGGAGATGAGGCCGCGGGTTTCGCTGCAGGAGCAGGACAGGAACGTCCAGCTGCTGGAGCGGGAGGTGTTAGATGGTGACAACCTCAACAAGCTTGCTCTGCAATATGGCTGTAAG GTGACGGATATAAAGCGGGTGAACAACCTCATGCAGGAACAAGATTTGTTTGCACTGAAATTCATCAAAATACCTGTTCAGAAACACAGCTTTTTAACAGAGTTGCACACAAGTTACCCTCAAGAAGAAATACCACATTCATCCCCCACACCAGTGAAGCCTCCAGACCGAGCCAGAGCCCAACCACACCTGCAGGAGGTCACAGACTTCCTGATGGAGGTGGACCAGGATATCGAGAAACTGATTCAGAACACGAACGATCAAGATGAATCTTTATTGGATAACTCGAAAAAACGACAAAGGTTTGGTTTCAAAGGACAGCCTCTGAAGAGTCACGGCGCAGACTGGGGCATCCAGTGGTGGAACGCTGTGGTGGCCATGCTCCTGATAGGCATCATCCTGCCattattttatgtcatttatttcaaaacaaaagataGTGGAGAAGCTTCACCAACAGATGGAGGTGCTTTATCTTCCATCCCCTCCTCAAACACCTCAGGGACAGGAGCCAAACATTTCCAAGAACCAGGATAA